A part of Pectinatus sottacetonis genomic DNA contains:
- the nspC gene encoding carboxynorspermidine decarboxylase, whose amino-acid sequence MHKVLDVIDKLPSPCYIIYEELLEKNLKILADIQKKTGCKILLAQKAFSMFYFYPLIDKYLSGATASGLYEAKLANEYLTGENHIFSPAFSDRSFNEITSICKHIVFNSFGQWKKFKDVALANNCECGLRINPEFSTQDHSIYDPCAEDSRLGITLEHFAGEDLSGITGIHFHTLCEQGAEDLAKTLKVVEDKFGRYLYNMKWINLGGGHLITKQGYDISLLIKLIKHLQQEYNMEVYLEPGEAVALNTGFLSASVLAMVNNKKKIAILDASAACHMPDVIEMPYRPDVINGYEPKVKPYDYLLGGATCLAGDVIGEYSFTRQLAVGDKIVFCDMAIYSMVKNNTFNGMPLPAIAAVHKDGTIKIVKSFNYDDFKMRLS is encoded by the coding sequence GTGCATAAAGTATTAGATGTAATAGACAAGCTGCCTTCACCATGTTATATAATATATGAGGAATTGTTGGAAAAGAATTTAAAAATATTAGCAGATATTCAAAAAAAAACTGGCTGTAAGATATTATTGGCCCAAAAAGCTTTTTCCATGTTTTATTTTTATCCACTTATCGATAAATATTTATCTGGAGCAACGGCAAGTGGCCTATATGAAGCAAAACTGGCAAATGAATATTTAACAGGAGAAAACCATATATTCTCGCCTGCTTTTTCCGATAGAAGTTTCAATGAAATTACATCTATATGCAAGCATATTGTATTTAATTCCTTTGGACAGTGGAAAAAGTTTAAAGATGTAGCTTTGGCAAATAATTGTGAGTGTGGATTACGTATTAATCCTGAATTTTCTACGCAAGATCATTCGATATATGATCCTTGTGCCGAAGACTCAAGATTGGGAATTACGCTGGAACATTTTGCTGGTGAGGATTTATCTGGTATAACAGGTATCCATTTTCACACTCTTTGTGAACAAGGTGCCGAAGATTTGGCAAAAACGCTAAAGGTAGTTGAAGATAAATTTGGCAGATATTTATATAATATGAAATGGATTAATTTGGGCGGTGGACATTTAATTACTAAGCAAGGCTATGATATATCTCTGCTCATAAAGCTGATAAAACATTTACAGCAGGAATATAACATGGAAGTTTATTTGGAACCGGGAGAAGCAGTGGCACTGAATACGGGGTTTTTAAGTGCGTCTGTTTTAGCAATGGTCAATAACAAAAAAAAGATTGCTATTTTAGATGCTTCGGCAGCATGTCATATGCCCGATGTAATAGAAATGCCATATAGACCGGATGTTATAAATGGATATGAGCCTAAGGTGAAACCATATGATTATCTATTGGGAGGGGCAACCTGTCTTGCCGGTGATGTCATAGGAGAATATTCCTTTACCAGACAATTAGCAGTAGGTGATAAAATAGTTTTTTGTGATATGGCGATTTATTCAATGGTAAAAAATAACACCTTTAATGGAATGCCACTTCCTGCAATAGCTGCTGTGCATAAAGATGGGACGATAAAAATAGTGAAGAGTTTTAACTATGATGATTTTAAAATGCGGCTTTCATAA